The Ancylobacter sp. SL191 nucleotide sequence GCAGACCGCGCAGCGTTGAATCGGCGAGCGGGCGCCGACAAGCGCCCGGTTTCACACGGGTTTCACAGAGCGCGCGCCAGATGGTTCACCTGCACAGAGGGTGAGCCATGCGCGTTTCGGTGGTGATTCCGGCCTATAATGAAGCCGGCAACATAGCCCGTCTGGTGGCGGAAGTGGGCACGGTCGTGCCGGCGGCGCTGCTGGGCGAGATCATCGTGGTTGATGACGCCAGCGACGATGCCTCGCTGGCCGAATTGCGCGCGTTGGGCGAGCCGCGCCTGCGCATTCTCTGCCATGGCCGCCGCGCCGGCCAGAGCGCGGCGCTGCGCTCCGGCATCCGCGCCGCCGCCTGCCCGGTCATCGTCACGCTGGATGGCGACGGGCAGAACGACCCGGCCGATATTCCCGCCTTGCTGCGCCGGCTCGGCAGTTTGGACGGCGGCGCGCCCGCTCTGGTCGGCGGCATCCGGCAGAACCGCCGCGCCGCAGGCTCCCGCCGTTTTGCCTCGCGCTTTGCCAATGGGCTGCGTGGGTCTCTCCTCAAGGATGAGTGCCCGGATACCGGCTGCGGCATCAAGGCGTTCCGCCGCGCCGCCTTTCTGGAGCTGCCCTATTTCGCCACCATGCACCGCTATCTGCCGGCGCTGTTCCTGAGCTATGGCCACAAGGTGGCCTATGTGCCGGTGAATGACCGCCCGCGCCTTGCCGGCCGGTCGAAATACACCAATCTCGGCCGGGCGCTGGTCGGGCTGCATGACCTGTTCGGCGTGGTCTGGCTGCGCCGGCGCACCGTGCTGCCGCCGGTGAGCGAGGATAGCGGAGCCGCTCTGGTGCGGCTCACGCCGTCGCGGCTGGCCGAGCCGGCGAGCGAGGCGCCGCTGGCGCACGAGACCGGGCTGGCGGCGTCCGCCGCGTCCTGAGCGATTTCCCGCGAGTAGAGAGAGCGCCGGCCTGCCGGGTCGGCTGGATCAGCCGGCGGTCGAGGGCTGGCCGGCGGGAAGCCGCGGGCCGGTGAGCCGCGCCCCGGCCTGCCGCAGGCGGGCAGCGGTGCCGCTGGCGAGCAGCGCCGCCTTCTGGCGGATCGCGCCGACACCGGCACCGAGCGCCGCCGCATGCGCCGCCCGCTGGCGGGCCCAGGCTTCGCCCAAGCTGGTCAGCCGCGCTTCCAGCACCTCGTCGCGCCACAGCGCCTCGTGGCGCACGAAGATGAGATAGCGCAGCACGGCGGCGATGGTCAGCATCAGCGCGATGGAGACCGTCACGTCCGAGAGGTAATGCGCGCCGAAGGCGATGCGATTCAGCGAGGTGGCGGCGACGAAGACGGCCACCAGCGCGGTCACCTGCCAGCGCCATTCGCGCGGCACGAACAGCGCGAGCGGCAGCAGGCAGGCGACGGTGGCCGCCTCGCCCGAACTGAAGGAGCGGTTATAGAAGGCGTGCTCGGCCATCACCCACGCTTCCTGAAACGGGTAGGGGCCGCCGAAATCCACCGTGTTCACCGGGCGTGGCCGGCCCCACAGCGTCTTCAGCACACCGTTCACCAGGAGGCCGGGGCCGAGCAGGAACAGGCCGATGAAGAAGCAGGAGAAGCGCGGCGAGACCAGGCAGGGCTTGGCCGGGTAGATGAGCTTCAGGGCGAGGCACAGCCCGAGCATCACCGGCAGGGCGACGGAGAGATTGGAGGCGAGGTTGCGGAAATCGATCAGCCCGCGCATCCGCGCGGCGGCAAAACCCTCGCCGGGCGTGTAGAATAGATAGGTAAAGTTGCGGTCGATTGTCGGGAAAAGATAAAAAATAGCAGAAATTAACAGTGTAAATACGGCACCCGCAACCATAGGATGCGCCCTGCACCAGTCGCACAGGCGTTTAGGCGCCGCTTTGTTCATGTTGACCCGCCCCCGGGAACAGAAAACTACGTCACTCATTTCAAAGAAGCACGGCAACGTGAAGCTGGTATGAAGAAAAGGTAAAAGTATTACATAGCCGGCGAAGGGCGCCGGCTCAGGCCGCGTCCGCCGCCCGCTGCCGCCGTTCGCGCCGGATGAAGACGAGGTTGCGGACATAGATCAGCAGGCCGGCCGCCTGACCGACAATGAACACCGGATCCTGCCGGTACAGCGCATAGGCGAGCAGCGTTACCCCGCCGCCCAGCGAGAACAGCCAGAACGCCGCCGGCACGATGCTGCGCCGCGCCCGCTCACTGGCGATCCATTGGGTGAGGAAGCGGGCGGTGAACAGGCCTTGCCCGATGAAGCCGACCACCAGCCACGGGTCGATGCGGCCGACGCTGGCCAGCGCGTTGGACAGGTTGGCGGAGAGATCGGCGGCGAGAAGGCTCATATCAGCGCGCTCATGGGGTGCCGGGGGCATAAAGGGTGAGGGCGAGCCGGCGCGTGGTGGCGAGGTTGAGGCCCTCCACCGTGGTCAGCGCCACCGGCGTCAGCCCGAGCGCCGCAGCCCGCGCTTTGAAGGCCGCCTGCTGGTTCGCCCCGACGAACACCGCGCGGCAGCCTTGCGTATCTTTCAGGAAATCCGCCGCCTGCGCGCCGCTGCCGTGCTGCGTCGTGGCGCCGAGATGAAACAGCACGCTCGCCTCGCCAAAGCCTGCCACCATCAATTGCGGGGCGGCGCAGGGCACGAGGTGGGTCGCGGCGGCGAGGCGCGGGCTGATGAAGGCGCTGTCGAGCTGCGGCAGCACCAGCCCGAAGGCCAGCGCATAGCTCGCCGCCGCCTGACCGAGCAGCACCGGCAGCGCGGCGAGCGGGCCTTGCCGGAGCGCCCGCACCAGCGCCAGCGCGCCGATGGTGAACACCCCGAGCGCCAGCGCCAGCACCAGCGGGTCGATGCGCCCTTCCAGCCCATAGAGCAGCGCCGGCACCGCCACCGCGCCGACCATGCCGCCCGCCGCTGAACTCGCGGTGAGCAGCCGTCCCCAGAGCGGGGCGGGGGCATCGCGGCGCGCCCACAGCGCCGCGCCGGTCAGCAGCGCGATGGCCGGATAGGCCGGCAGCGTGTAGTGCGGCAGCTTGGTGGCGATCAGCTCGAACACGATCCAGAAGGGCAGCCCCCAGGCGAGGCAAAAGCGCACCGTCGGCTCGGCGCGCGCCCGCCACACCCAGGGCAGAGCGAGGATCGCCAGCGCCGCGCCGGGCCAGAAGGCGACGAGGAAGGCCGCAAGATGCGCGCCGGGCGGGGCGCCGTGCGATTCTTGGCCCGTCGCCACCTTGCCCAAGAGGTCATTGCCCACCGCCTCATGAAAGAAATCGGTGCCCGACTGGAGATAGATGGCGATCAGCCAGGGCAGCACCATCAGCGCCATGACTGGCAGGCCGAGTGCGGGGCGCAGGCGCTTGAGCCAGCCGGCCCGCCGGTCGGCGATCACCAGCGCGCACGCGGTGAGCCCGGCCAGCAGCGGCACGATCGGCCCCTTGATGAGGATGGCAAGGCCCAGCGCCGCCCAGAACAGCAGGATCTCGCTGAGCCCCAGCGGGCGGCGCGCGAGATAAGCCCGCGCCAGCACCATCTGCACGCCGACCGCGCAGGCGAGTTGCATGGCGTCGGTCTTGGCGAGCCGCGCCTCGCCATTGAGGATGAGCGAGGCGCCGAGCAGCGCCGCCGCGATCAGCCCGGCCTCCTCGCCGAACAGCCGCCGGCCGATCACATAGGTGCCGAGCGCCGCCAGCAGCGCGCCGATGAGCGAGGGGATGCGCAGCGCCCAGACCGGCGCCTCGCCGCGGAACCCCAGCGCCCGCGCGCTCGCGCTTTGCAGCCAGTAAATGCCGATGGGTTTCTTGAACCGCGTCTCCGCGCCGAGCCGTGGCACGACATAATCGCCGCTCGCCAGCATCTGGCGGGAGGCCTGGGCGAAGCGCGCCTCGTCGCGGTCCACCACCGGCAGGGCGAAGAAGCCGGGCAGGAAGCAGGCGAGCAGGAACAGCACCAGCAGCGGCAGGCGCCAGCGGGCCGGCAGCGCGAAGCCCCACGCGCCGACCGACTGTTCCGACTGTTCGCTCACCCGATCCGCCATACCCGCCCCCGTGTCGCTCACGGATGGCGCGGGCTCATGTCGCCCGCGTGACAGGCGGCGATCTCCGGGCGCGCATCAACCGCGCTTGAGGCCGAGGCTCGCGAGATGGGCAAGGATTTCCCGCGCGGCCTCCTCGGGCGAGGGATCGACCAGCAGCTTGCCGCCGCCGGCCGCCGCCTGCGTCGCCGCCTTCAGCCGCTCGGCGGCGGAAGCGCCGGAAGCCGCCTTGGCGATCAGCTTCGGGCGGGGGCGGTAGGGGCGTTCTTCTATCTCCACCGCCTGCGGCGCGGTGATGCCGGGGGCCGTCGCGATCCCCCCGCGCCGGCGGGCGGCGAAGGCGAAGGGCAGCGGCGCCGACGCGGCGGGATGGACGGTGAGAAGAGCCGGCAGCCGCAGCATCACGCGCCGGCGGGCGCCACGCGGCAAGGCCTGCTCGACGGCGAGCGTCCCCGCCTCCGGCCCCGCGCCCAGCCCCGCCGCATCGGCGAGGATGGGCCGGCCGAGCGCGCGGGCGAGGGCGTAGGGTAGCAGCCCGGCATCCTCCCCGCCCTGGCCGCTGCGCCCGGCAAGGATGAGGTCCGGCGGGTTCTCGGTGAGCGCCGCGACAAGGCTCGGCAGCGGGTCGTCGCCGTCAGCGATCACCCGATGATCGAGCCGTCCGACGCCGTGGCCGAGCGCATCCGCGAGCGCGCCCAGTTCGGGCCCGGCATGAAGCACCGTCACCTCGCCGCCCAGTTCGACCGCGAGGCGGAGCGCCTGCAATTCGACCGGCACCGGCGCCGGCTGGCCGGAGACGCGGTGGCGCCCGGCGGAGAGCAGCACGACGATCCTCATGCGTCCTCTCCCGCGAGAAGCCGCAGCAGCGCCGGCATCACCTCCTGCGCGTCGGCGACGATGGCAAGGCCCGCCCGCTCGATCATCGCCGCGTGCAGATCGGTGTTCACCGCCACCACATGCTCGCAGCCGGTGATGCCCTGCAGGTGCTGCGGCGCGCCGGCAATGCCGAGGGCGAAATAGCAGCTCGCCGTCAGCACCGTGCCGGAGGCGCCGACCTGCGCGGCGCGCGGCATCAGCCCGGCATCGCACACCATGCGGCTCGCGCCGGGCGTGGCCTGGAGCGCGGCGACCAGCGCGCGGAAGGCGTCGAAATCGCTGATGCCATTGCCGGCGGAGACGACGAACTCCGCTTCCGCCAGCGCCACCGTCGCCGGGTCGGCGGGAATGAACTCGGCCGCCAGCACCGCGCCCGGCGCGCGCGGCGGGAAGGTGAAATCGAGCATGGCCGCTTCGTGCCGCGTGCCAGCATGGGGCGCCACCGCGTCGGCGGCGAGGCTGATGAGGCGCGGCGGGGCCCGGCGCTGCTCGGCCTTGCGGGCGCGGGCGGCGCGGGTCACGGATTTCGGCGACAGGCTCTCCGCCCCGGCGAACAGCGCCTCGCCAGAGAGCGCGGCGACACGGCGGGCGAGATCGCCACCATCCGCGCTGTCGGGGAACAGCGCATGGCGCAGCTTGAGGCTCTCCAGCACGGCGGCGACGGCATCCGCCTTGCCCTCCGGGTCGTAGCCGGCGGTGGGCAAAGCGAGCACGCGGTCGATGCCAGCGGCGCCGAACTCGTCCGAGGGCGTCTCGACCAGCGCCAGCACCGCCCCGCCGCCGTCATCCGCCAGAAGCCGCGCGGCGCCGATCACCTGCCGGTCATGCGGGCTGAGCCGCCCGCCCGGCGCATCCGGCACCACGGCGACGAGATAGGCCGGCTCGGGGATAAGGCGCAGGCGCGGCGCGGCTTCCGCTGGGGCTATCGGCGCAGCGGCGACGGCCGGCGCGACACTCGCGATCCGCTGCGTGCGGTCGAGCCGGCGGCGCATCGTTCCCGGCACGAGCTGCTGGTTCGTCTCCGCGCGCGGGTCACGGCGCAGGCGGGTGGAGAGCGTGGGCGTGGCGGCAAGGTCGAAGCGCGGGCGGGCGGCACCGCCGAGGCGAAGGGCGGCGCGCTCAGCACGCGGGTCGCGGCGAACCCGGCTCATGCGGGCACCCGTGCGGTCCGCATCGTCGCGTCCGGCGCCTTGACGGTGGCGGCCTCGACCGCCCGCAGCACCAGCTCGGCAATGTCGGCCACCTCCGGCCGCTCGCCGGTCACGCCTTCCAGCATGGCCGAGCATTGCGGGCAGGCCACCGCGACAATAACCGCGCCTGTCGCCGCCGCCTGACCCATGCGAATATCCGGGATGCGCCGTTCGCCCTCAATGTCGGAGACCGGCGCCCCGCCGCCCCCGCCGCAGCACATGGAGCGCTTGCCGGAACGTTCCATTTCCAGCCGCTCCAGCCCGAGACGGTCGAGCAGCCGGCGCGGCGCGTCGATCTCGCCATTATAGCGGCCGAGATAGCAGGGGTCGTGATAGGTCACGCGCGCCTCGGTGAGCGCGCCCACGGTAAGCCGCCCGCCGGCCACCAGCTCGTCGAGGAAGGCGGTGTGGTGGACCACCTCATACTCGCCGCCAAAGGCCCGGTATTCGTTGCGCAGCGCGTGCAGCGCGTGCGGGTCGGCGGTGAGGATGCGGGTGAAGCCATAGCGCGAGAGCGTCGCGATATTGGCGCGGGCGAGGCGCTGGAAGGTGGCTTCGTCCCCCAGCCGGCGCGCGAGGTCGCCACAATCGCGCTCCTCCGGGCCGAGCACCGCGAAATCGACGCCCGCCTTGTGCAGGAGCGTCACCAGCGCGCGCAGCGTGCGGCCATAGCGCAGCTCATAGGCGCCCTCGCCGAGCCAGAGCAGCACCTCGGCGGGGCCTTTCTCCGTGGGACGGGCGGCGATCAGCGGCAGGGTCAGCCCGGCCGCGAAATCGGTGCGCGCGGCGAGCGGGCGGCCCGCCGTCTCGTCGGCATAGCGCAGCTCCATCAGCGGCGGGGCGGCCTTGAGGGGGAGGGCGCCGAGTTCCAGCGTCTGGTAGCGGCGCAGTTCGACGATGGCATCGACATGCTCGATCATCATCGGGCATTCCTCGACGCAGGCGCGGCAGGTGGTGCAGGACCACAGCGTATCCGGGTGGATCATCGCCCCGGCGCCGACCAGCGGCAGCGCCGGCCCGCCGACTCCCGCCACAGGCCGCGCATGGGGGTAGGGGCTGCCGGCATAGGCGGCATTGCTAGCGTTCGGTTCGATGGCGGCGGCGAGATCCTGAATGAGCCGCTTCGGGTTCAGCGGCTGGCCGGCGGCGAAGGCCGGGCAGGCCGTCTCGCAGCGCCCGCACTGGATGCAGGCATCAAAGCCGATCAGCCGGTTCACCGGAAAATCGGCGGGGGTGGCGGCACCTAACCGGGGCGCGTCGAGATCGAGTGCGGCCAGCGCGGTGGCCCGCTCGCCCTCGAAGCGGCCGGGACGGGGATGCAGCACGAGATGGGCGGCGCCGGCAAAGGCATGGCGCATCGGCCCCCGGTCGATCTGGAGGACGAGGCCGATTCCCCCGGCGGTGGCAAACACGAATCCGAACCAGCCGATGGGGGCGAGCGGCGGGAGCACGCCGGCGAGCGCCACCAGCAGGCCGCCGCCCGTATAGGCCGCGAGATAGAGCGGCAGGCGCTGGAAGCGTCCACCGGAGAGCCGGGCGGGCTTCACCGGCAGGCGGCGCCGCCCGACCATGAACCCGCCCGCCAGCGCGGCGGCGAAAGCGAGCCCGACGACGGCCCAGAACAGCCGGGAGGCACTGAGCGCCGGGATGAGCCCGGCAAGGGCGAGCAGCGAGCCGCCGAGCAGCCCGCCAGCGGCCAGCGCATGCATGCGCGCCGCATAGGGGTCGCGCCCGACCACATGGTGGACATCGACGAGGTAGCGGCGGGGCAGAGCCTTCAGTCCGGCGATCACCCTCACTGCACTGACTGCACTGATCGTCCATCCGACTGCACTGACCAGCCGCGCCTCAGAGCCGCGTTGCCAGAGCCGCACGCGCCGTCCCGCCAGCCCCGCCGCCAGGGCGGCGAGGGCCAAAATCAGCAGCGAAAAGGCGGTCCCGGCGGGGATCATGCCGCGCGTCCTTCGTCAGAGATCTTTGCACAGACGCAAGGAATCATACAGCGCGGCGTGAATGTTACGCCCGGTCCAGGCATCCCCCACGCGGTAGAGCGCGAAGCCCTCCTGCCCCGTCCAGCGCTGCGGCTGGCCGGCGATGAGGGCGTCGAGATCGGTCTCGCCATCATTGACTGAGCGGGTGCGCAGGCTCTGGAACAGCCCTTCGACCGGCAGCGTGCCGTAATCGACCACCACCCGGTCGATCACGCGCTCTTCCTCCGCGTCGGTCATGGTGTTGCGCAGTGCGGCGATCAGCCGGTTACCTTCGGGGTAGATTTCGATCAGCTCCATATTCGGCGTCATCACCACGCCGAGCTTGTAAAGCTCACGCAAATGAATGGGTTGGTTAGTGGTGCCGACCTCCTGGGCGATCTGCAGATCATGCGTTGCCAGCTCCACGAGGCAGCCTTTCTTGGCCAGCGCCTCGGCGGTGGAGGCGGCGTTATGGCCGCCGATCTCGTCGTAGAGTAATACCGTGCCGGTGGGCTCGACCTTGCCGGTCAGCACGTCCCAGGTGGAGACCACATGCTCATGGCCCTTGGCATGGCCGGCATTGGGCAGGCCACCCGTGGCCATGATGACGACATCGGGGTTTTCCGCCAGGATTGCCGCCTCGGTGGCCTCGGTGCCCAGGCGAATGTCGACGCCCTTCTTTTGCACCTGTGCAAAGAGCCAGCGCGGAATCCCCGACAGCGCCTCGCGCCAGCCGGCCTTGGCGGCGATGTTCACCTGCCCGCCCGGCACGGTCTCCTTCTCGAAGAGCACCACCGAGTGCCCGCGCTCGGCGCAGACCCGCGCCGCCTCCAGCCCGCCGGGACCGGCGCCGACCACCACGACCTTGCGGAATTCGCTCGCCTTTTCAATGACATGAGGCATGGTTGCCTCACGCCCGGTCGCGGCGTTCTGCAGGCAGAGCGCGTCGCCGCCGACATAGATGCGGTCGATGCAATAGCCCGCGCCGACGCATTGGCGGATGTCGTCATCCCGCCCCTCCATCAGCTTCTTCACCAGATGCGGGTCGGCGATATGCGCCCGCGTCATGGCAATCATGTCGACATGCCCCTCCGCAACAGCGCGCGCGCCGGTCGCGAGGTCGGTCACACGCTGGGCGTGGAAGATCGGCACCTCCACCTCGCGCTTGATCGCGCTCGGCAGGTAGAGGAAGGGCGCCACCGGAAACGACATATTCGGCAAGGAGATAGCGTGCGCGATGTGGTCGCGCGCCTGCCCGCCGACGATGTTCAGGAAGTCGACGAGGCCGCGCCGGGAGTATTCCGCAGCGATGGCGACGCAGTCCTCATGGCTGAGACCGTCGGCGATCAGCTCGTCGCCCGACATGCGCATGCCGATGACGTAATCATCGCCCACCGCCTCACGCATGGCTGAGAGCACCTCGATGCCGAAGCGCATGCGGTTCTCGAGGCTGCCGCCATATTCGTCGGTGCGCTCATTGATCGAGGGCGACCAGAACTGATCGACCAGATGACCATGCGCCGCCGAAATCTCGCAGCCGTCCAGCCCGCCCTGTTTGCAGCGCCGCACCGCATCGGCGAAGCTCTTGATGACACGGCGAATATCGTTCTTGTCCATGGCCCGCGGCACGGTGCGCGAGGCCGGCTCGCGGCGGGCGGAGGCGGAGATGGTGGGGAGCCAGTTCTCGGTGTCCCACTTGGTGCGCCGGCCCATATGGGTCAGCTGGATCATCAGCTTGGCGCCGTGGCCATGCACCCGGTCGGCGAATTGCTGGAAATAGGGAATGACGCTGTCATCGGCGACGGAGATCTGCGCCCAGGGCGCCGCCGGGCTGTCGATGGCGACCGAGGAGGAGCCGCCGAACATGGTCAAGCCTATGCCGCCCTTCGCTTTTTCCATGTGGTAGAGCTGGTAGCGCTCCTGCGGCTTGCCGTCCTTGCCATAGCCCGGCGCGTGCGAGGTGGACATCACCCGGTTGCGGATGGTGAGGCCCTTGATGGTCAAGGGTTTCAGCAATGCCTCGGCATTGGCGATCATGGCGGGCGCGCGCTCCTAGGGTCTCGGGTTCCCGGTCCCGATCATCAACGATACGTCGCATTCGCCCCACCCGAACAGAAGATTTGCGCCACGCTGTCGGTAGCGTTGCGACTGTCCCGTCAGCGGAAGGCGATGCGCAGCGCCGAGGGGCCGGCCAGGGCGAAGACCAGCAGCGCCAGCGGTACCGAGAAGATGAAGCCGGCATAGCTGAAGCCGAGCGCGCCGACGATGCCGCCGAGGAAGAAGCAACCGAGGAAGTAGCTGAGCAGCTTTAGCTTTTCGCGGTCAGCCAACACCAGCGGGCGCTCCGTGCCGCGCCGGCGGTGGTTGGAATAGACGAGCTTGCCGAGCTCGATGCCGATATCGGTGACGATGCCGGTCATGTGGGTGGTGCGGATCTTGGCGCCGGACAGCTTGGTCACGGTGGCGTTCTGCAGCCCCATGATGAAGCAGAGCACCGCCACCTCGACGCCCAGCGCCAGCGAGGAGTGGCGCGTGTAACTGCCGAGCAGGCCGAAAGCGAGCAGCAGCACGGCTTCGAGCGTCAGCGGCAGCGCATATTCCCGCCCGGCGTGATGCAGCCGGCCCCAATTGACCAGGATCGCGGAGGTCGCCGCCCCGAACAGGAAAGCCGCCAGCGCCCCGCCACCCGCCACCACAAGGTCGGTCGCGCCCAGCACCGCATGATCCGCCGCCGCCGAGATGATGCCGGACATGTGCGAGGTGTACTGCCCGACCGCCAGCAGCCCGCCGGCATTGGTGGCACCGGCGACGAAGGTCATGGAGAGGCCGAGCCACGCGTCCGCCACGGGGGTGCGCTCAGGCGCCAGCACGCCGGCGGCAAGGTCGGAATAGCGGGCGGCAAGATGGCGATAGCCGTTCGGCTTCACGGGCATGTTCATCGCGGGCAGCGCGGGTCAAGACCGCGTCCTCGGCAGAGACGGGGCGAAGTTCCCCGAATTCCTTTGTAATACCAGATGCTGCGCCGCGCCATAATGGGCAACGCTTACTCGGGAGAGGCGCTCGCCTTTCTCTCGCCATGCCGCTCCGCGCTCGGCGGGCGGCCGAAGCGGCGGGCATAGGCGGTGGAGAAATGCGCCGCCGACTGGAAGCCGCAGGCGAGACCGACATCGGTCACCGGCAGCGGCGACAGGCGCAGCAATTCCCGCGCCCGCTCCAGCCTCAGCCCGAGATAATAGGCCGCCGGGCTTGTGCCGAGATGGCGGCGGAACAGCCGCTCAAGATGGCGCGGCGACACATCGAGCCGGTGAGCGAGGTGCCGGATGTCGCTCGGTTGCTCGATCGCCCCCTGCATCAGCCGCACGGCGCGGGCCAGCGTCGGGTCGGGCAGGGAGGGGCGCGGGCGCGCCTCGCTCCGGCTCGCGCGAGCGCCGTCGCGCCGCACGATGAACTGCTCGGAGACGCGGTCCGCGAGCCCGCGCCCGCCGCGGGCCTCGACAAGCGCGAGCATCATGTCGAGAGGTGCGATGCCACCGGTGCAGGTCAGCCGGTCCCGGTCGATGACGAACGCGTCCTCGACGAAGGCGACATCGGGGAACTCCTCGCGAATGGCGGCGAGGTTCTCCCAGTGCACGGCGCAGCGGTAGAAATCGAGCAAGCCCGCCTCCGCCAGCACGAAGCTGCCCGTGCAGAGCGCGCCGAGCGCCACGCCGCGCCGGGCGAGGCGCCGCAGCGTGTCAGCGACCGCCGGGCTCGCCGCATGGCGCACATCGATGCCGCCGCAGACCAGCAGCAGGTCGAGCGGCCCGGCCTCGTGCAGCGCCATGGTGGGCGAGAGCGTCAACCCGTTGCTCGCCACAGCCGGCGCTCCGTCGTGCGTCACGATACGCCAGGCATAGGTGTCGGTCTCGGTCACGTAATTCGCCATCCGCAGCGCCTCCAGCGCGTTGGCACAGGCGATCATCGAATGGTTCGGCAGGGTGAGGAAGCCGATGCGGGTCAGGGCGGAGAGGTCGATCACCGGATCATGTCCTGTTGCCGCCGGTTGCTGAGCGTGACTGTAGCAAGGCACCGCGCAGAAATACCCCGGCACGGTCATGGCCGGGAACGAATGCCGCCGCAAAAATGTCCGGCCCCGCCGACGAAATGAAGGCGATCCGCCGCGAGGGCGATTCACCAGGGAGATCTATCCCCATGCGCCACACTTGGTCGTCACTCACCGCCTTCCAGGCCTGGTTGCCGGGCCGCGTGCTGCTGCCGGCGGGCTTTGCCGTGCTCGTCGCCGTCAGCATCTATCTGGTTGGCGATGGACGTGGCTATGAGCGCGCGATCAGCGAGGCGGTCGCGCCGAAGAATGCCGCGCAGGTAGTGGCAAGCGATCCCGCCGACGATCTCTCGGCCGCGAACCTCGCCAAGACCGATCGGCTGGACATCCCCGTGCTCCTGCGGGCGATCGAGCCGGAGGCGGTGTACAAGCCGCCGCAGGCCCATGCGGCGGCGGCCAAGCCCGTCAAGTCGGTGGCGACGACGGAAATCCCGGCGGGTGTCGAGCGCTTCGACCAGTGCGGGGCCGGCTGCGAGACACGCGACCCGATGATCGTGCGCACCTCCTATCCGGTGGGCCCCGCCGCGACGCCCTTCGTCGCGGCACCCGCAGCCGAGCCCGCGCCCAAGCCGGAAGAGGCTGGTATCCTTGGCCTGCCGCCGCTGCCGGGTCCGGGCGAGATCGTCGACCGCACGGTCAAGGGCACCACGGCCGCCTATGACGCGGTGAAGGATGGCGCCGTCTCGACCTATGACACGGTGAAGGGCGCGCTTGGCGATGCCTTCGGCCTGACGCGCTGAGACCTCAGCGCGTCAGGTTGGACCCCTGCCGCTTCAGCGGTCGACCACCAGATCGCTGGTTGGCTTGGAGCAGCAGAGCAGCGCCATGCCGGCGTCGATCTCGCGCT carries:
- a CDS encoding glycosyltransferase family 2 protein, which encodes MRVSVVIPAYNEAGNIARLVAEVGTVVPAALLGEIIVVDDASDDASLAELRALGEPRLRILCHGRRAGQSAALRSGIRAAACPVIVTLDGDGQNDPADIPALLRRLGSLDGGAPALVGGIRQNRRAAGSRRFASRFANGLRGSLLKDECPDTGCGIKAFRRAAFLELPYFATMHRYLPALFLSYGHKVAYVPVNDRPRLAGRSKYTNLGRALVGLHDLFGVVWLRRRTVLPPVSEDSGAALVRLTPSRLAEPASEAPLAHETGLAASAAS
- a CDS encoding phosphatase PAP2 family protein; this translates as MVAGAVFTLLISAIFYLFPTIDRNFTYLFYTPGEGFAAARMRGLIDFRNLASNLSVALPVMLGLCLALKLIYPAKPCLVSPRFSCFFIGLFLLGPGLLVNGVLKTLWGRPRPVNTVDFGGPYPFQEAWVMAEHAFYNRSFSSGEAATVACLLPLALFVPREWRWQVTALVAVFVAATSLNRIAFGAHYLSDVTVSIALMLTIAAVLRYLIFVRHEALWRDEVLEARLTSLGEAWARQRAAHAAALGAGVGAIRQKAALLASGTAARLRQAGARLTGPRLPAGQPSTAG
- a CDS encoding lipid-A-disaccharide synthase N-terminal domain-containing protein; translation: MSLLAADLSANLSNALASVGRIDPWLVVGFIGQGLFTARFLTQWIASERARRSIVPAAFWLFSLGGGVTLLAYALYRQDPVFIVGQAAGLLIYVRNLVFIRRERRQRAADAA
- a CDS encoding ArnT family glycosyltransferase, with the protein product MSDTGAGMADRVSEQSEQSVGAWGFALPARWRLPLLVLFLLACFLPGFFALPVVDRDEARFAQASRQMLASGDYVVPRLGAETRFKKPIGIYWLQSASARALGFRGEAPVWALRIPSLIGALLAALGTYVIGRRLFGEEAGLIAAALLGASLILNGEARLAKTDAMQLACAVGVQMVLARAYLARRPLGLSEILLFWAALGLAILIKGPIVPLLAGLTACALVIADRRAGWLKRLRPALGLPVMALMVLPWLIAIYLQSGTDFFHEAVGNDLLGKVATGQESHGAPPGAHLAAFLVAFWPGAALAILALPWVWRARAEPTVRFCLAWGLPFWIVFELIATKLPHYTLPAYPAIALLTGAALWARRDAPAPLWGRLLTASSAAGGMVGAVAVPALLYGLEGRIDPLVLALALGVFTIGALALVRALRQGPLAALPVLLGQAAASYALAFGLVLPQLDSAFISPRLAAATHLVPCAAPQLMVAGFGEASVLFHLGATTQHGSGAQAADFLKDTQGCRAVFVGANQQAAFKARAAALGLTPVALTTVEGLNLATTRRLALTLYAPGTP
- a CDS encoding electron transfer flavoprotein subunit beta is translated as MRIVVLLSAGRHRVSGQPAPVPVELQALRLAVELGGEVTVLHAGPELGALADALGHGVGRLDHRVIADGDDPLPSLVAALTENPPDLILAGRSGQGGEDAGLLPYALARALGRPILADAAGLGAGPEAGTLAVEQALPRGARRRVMLRLPALLTVHPAASAPLPFAFAARRRGGIATAPGITAPQAVEIEERPYRPRPKLIAKAASGASAAERLKAATQAAAGGGKLLVDPSPEEAAREILAHLASLGLKRG
- a CDS encoding electron transfer flavoprotein subunit alpha/FixB family protein, encoding MSRVRRDPRAERAALRLGGAARPRFDLAATPTLSTRLRRDPRAETNQQLVPGTMRRRLDRTQRIASVAPAVAAAPIAPAEAAPRLRLIPEPAYLVAVVPDAPGGRLSPHDRQVIGAARLLADDGGGAVLALVETPSDEFGAAGIDRVLALPTAGYDPEGKADAVAAVLESLKLRHALFPDSADGGDLARRVAALSGEALFAGAESLSPKSVTRAARARKAEQRRAPPRLISLAADAVAPHAGTRHEAAMLDFTFPPRAPGAVLAAEFIPADPATVALAEAEFVVSAGNGISDFDAFRALVAALQATPGASRMVCDAGLMPRAAQVGASGTVLTASCYFALGIAGAPQHLQGITGCEHVVAVNTDLHAAMIERAGLAIVADAQEVMPALLRLLAGEDA
- a CDS encoding DUF3483 domain-containing protein → MIPAGTAFSLLILALAALAAGLAGRRVRLWQRGSEARLVSAVGWTISAVSAVRVIAGLKALPRRYLVDVHHVVGRDPYAARMHALAAGGLLGGSLLALAGLIPALSASRLFWAVVGLAFAAALAGGFMVGRRRLPVKPARLSGGRFQRLPLYLAAYTGGGLLVALAGVLPPLAPIGWFGFVFATAGGIGLVLQIDRGPMRHAFAGAAHLVLHPRPGRFEGERATALAALDLDAPRLGAATPADFPVNRLIGFDACIQCGRCETACPAFAAGQPLNPKRLIQDLAAAIEPNASNAAYAGSPYPHARPVAGVGGPALPLVGAGAMIHPDTLWSCTTCRACVEECPMMIEHVDAIVELRRYQTLELGALPLKAAPPLMELRYADETAGRPLAARTDFAAGLTLPLIAARPTEKGPAEVLLWLGEGAYELRYGRTLRALVTLLHKAGVDFAVLGPEERDCGDLARRLGDEATFQRLARANIATLSRYGFTRILTADPHALHALRNEYRAFGGEYEVVHHTAFLDELVAGGRLTVGALTEARVTYHDPCYLGRYNGEIDAPRRLLDRLGLERLEMERSGKRSMCCGGGGGAPVSDIEGERRIPDIRMGQAAATGAVIVAVACPQCSAMLEGVTGERPEVADIAELVLRAVEAATVKAPDATMRTARVPA